The proteins below are encoded in one region of Pseudomonas sp. SCB32:
- a CDS encoding potassium transporter Kup, whose translation MSDASAGTVEHEQPHSSSAIGLMVGAVGVCYGDIGTSPLYTLKEVFVGGYGVQPNHDGVLGVLSLIFWSLIWVVSIKYVIFVLRADNQGEGGVMALSALARRAATGRHRMQAFVVIAGLIGAALFYGDSMITPAISVLSAIEGLEIAFDGLEHWVVPLSLIVLVGLFLIQKHGTARIGILFGPVMVAWFVALAALGAYGVSQQPEVLKAMNPAWAMNFFISHPGIGVAILGATVLALTGAEALYADMGHFGRKPIARAWFALVLPALVLNYFGQGATILVNAEAARNPFYLTAPGWALVPMVALSTAATVIASQAVISGAFSLTRQAIQLGYVPRMVIQHTSSHEQGQIYIGMVNWALMVGVVLLVLGFESSAALASAYGVAVTGTMLMTTLLMGVVIWLLWKWPMWLAIPFFLLMLLVDSLFFAANLPKVVQGGAFPVIAGIALFILMTTWKRGRQLLVDRLDEGSLPLPLFISSIRSQPPHRVQGTAVFLTARSDAVPHALLHNLLHNQVLHEQVVLLTVVNEDSPRVSPDRRFEVDAYGEGFFRVVLHFGFMEDPDIPLALKLCHLNELDFSPMRTTYFLSRETVIPSKLIGMARWREGLFAFLLKNANGNLRYFNLPLNRVIELGTQVEI comes from the coding sequence ATGTCCGATGCAAGTGCCGGCACCGTTGAGCATGAACAGCCCCATTCCAGCTCCGCGATCGGTCTGATGGTTGGCGCCGTAGGCGTCTGCTACGGCGATATCGGGACCAGCCCGCTGTACACCCTCAAGGAGGTGTTCGTCGGCGGCTACGGTGTGCAGCCCAACCATGACGGCGTGCTCGGCGTACTCTCGCTGATCTTCTGGTCGCTGATCTGGGTGGTGTCGATCAAGTACGTGATCTTCGTGCTGCGCGCCGACAACCAGGGTGAGGGCGGGGTGATGGCGCTGTCGGCCCTGGCCCGTCGCGCTGCCACCGGCCGGCATCGGATGCAGGCGTTCGTGGTGATCGCCGGCCTAATCGGCGCGGCGTTGTTCTACGGCGACAGCATGATCACCCCGGCGATCTCGGTACTCTCGGCCATCGAGGGCCTGGAGATCGCCTTCGACGGCCTGGAACACTGGGTGGTGCCGCTGTCGCTGATCGTGCTGGTCGGCCTGTTCCTGATCCAGAAGCACGGCACGGCGCGCATTGGCATCCTGTTCGGCCCGGTGATGGTGGCCTGGTTCGTCGCCCTGGCGGCGCTGGGCGCCTATGGCGTGTCGCAGCAGCCCGAAGTGCTCAAGGCGATGAATCCGGCCTGGGCGATGAACTTCTTCATCTCCCATCCCGGCATCGGCGTGGCCATCCTCGGCGCAACCGTACTGGCGCTGACCGGCGCCGAAGCGCTGTATGCGGACATGGGTCACTTCGGCCGCAAGCCGATCGCCCGCGCCTGGTTCGCCCTGGTGCTGCCGGCGCTGGTGCTCAATTACTTCGGCCAGGGCGCAACCATTCTGGTCAACGCCGAAGCTGCACGTAACCCCTTCTACCTGACCGCCCCCGGCTGGGCACTGGTGCCGATGGTGGCGCTGTCCACCGCAGCGACCGTGATTGCGTCCCAGGCGGTGATTTCCGGTGCCTTCTCCCTGACCCGCCAGGCCATCCAACTCGGCTACGTGCCGCGCATGGTGATCCAGCACACGTCCAGCCATGAGCAGGGGCAGATCTACATCGGCATGGTGAACTGGGCGCTGATGGTGGGCGTGGTGCTGCTGGTGCTGGGCTTCGAGTCCTCCGCGGCCCTGGCCTCGGCCTATGGCGTGGCGGTCACCGGCACCATGCTGATGACCACGTTGCTGATGGGTGTGGTGATCTGGCTGCTGTGGAAATGGCCGATGTGGCTGGCCATTCCGTTCTTCCTTTTGATGCTGCTGGTGGACAGCCTGTTCTTTGCTGCGAACCTGCCCAAGGTCGTCCAGGGCGGTGCCTTCCCGGTGATCGCCGGTATTGCCCTGTTCATCCTGATGACCACCTGGAAGCGTGGCCGCCAGTTGCTGGTGGACCGCCTGGACGAAGGCTCGCTGCCGCTGCCGTTGTTCATCTCCAGTATCCGTTCGCAGCCGCCGCACCGAGTGCAGGGTACCGCCGTGTTCCTCACCGCGCGCTCCGACGCCGTACCCCACGCGCTGTTGCACAACCTGTTGCACAACCAGGTGCTGCATGAGCAGGTGGTCCTGCTCACCGTGGTCAACGAAGACAGCCCGCGCGTCAGCCCGGATCGGCGTTTCGAGGTGGATGCCTACGGCGAAGGCTTCTTCCGCGTGGTGCTGCACTTTGGCTTCATGGAGGACCCGGACATTCCGCTGGCACTCAAGCTCTGCCACCTCAATGAACTGGACTT
- a CDS encoding glycosyltransferase family 39 protein, whose product MREWTRERKALAILLGATFLLLVFGLGGRELWGPEIRWADIALQMLQSKDYFDPYLNGRPYYDKPLLSYWLITAPASLFGLNHWTLRASSVLAGLGSVWLVWWLGEHLLRKGTGLLAGWLMATTFYFLFWARVATADMLTVFGVLAALAWYWRGPEDTRFSRYLGFCLLLTLTSLCKGLIGFILPVLALVPHLFSEGRWRRHLNLRLVAAVVVAGGVYAIPFVLSHFYGQPTYGESGLALVFRENVVRFFQPFDHVGPIYTYLLYLPAYTLPWAPLWILGLWFAARRWKQLEPNARWLIWALILLFAFFTASGSRRSYYVLPLVPFAQLIAAWWVVESRHERGLAGLGRAWPRGVAAAAVLMLLVLGVVYPWSNGNGGAPTFASDVRSQAERTAPWSQWRVVMLGDLDARVPMYLEKFGSPQAHPFLYVRSGYPETDSAALFAWLRQRTGDDWNPQRTLIITLASHRGARPLTWLEKDHSVVESGPNNGQRLGHKTTDTSLAYLPAPASGSAVAAEPAAGKAAD is encoded by the coding sequence ATGCGGGAGTGGACGAGGGAGCGGAAAGCGCTGGCGATACTGCTGGGCGCCACGTTCTTGTTGCTGGTGTTCGGCCTGGGAGGCCGCGAACTCTGGGGACCGGAAATACGCTGGGCGGATATCGCGCTGCAGATGCTGCAGTCGAAGGACTACTTTGACCCCTACCTGAACGGACGGCCCTACTACGACAAGCCGCTGTTGTCCTACTGGCTGATCACCGCCCCCGCCAGCCTGTTCGGCCTCAATCACTGGACGCTGCGTGCGAGCAGCGTGCTCGCAGGGTTGGGCAGCGTCTGGCTGGTCTGGTGGCTGGGCGAGCACCTGTTGCGCAAGGGCACCGGCCTGCTGGCCGGCTGGCTGATGGCGACCACCTTCTACTTCCTGTTCTGGGCGCGGGTGGCGACGGCGGACATGCTGACGGTGTTCGGCGTGCTGGCGGCGTTGGCGTGGTACTGGCGCGGGCCGGAGGATACGCGTTTCTCGCGCTACCTGGGGTTCTGCCTGCTCCTGACGCTGACCTCGTTGTGCAAGGGGCTGATCGGCTTCATCCTGCCCGTGCTGGCGCTGGTGCCGCACCTGTTCAGCGAGGGGCGCTGGCGCCGGCATCTGAACCTGCGGCTGGTGGCGGCCGTGGTGGTGGCTGGCGGGGTGTACGCGATTCCCTTCGTGCTGTCGCACTTCTATGGCCAACCCACCTATGGCGAGAGCGGCCTGGCCCTGGTGTTCCGCGAGAACGTGGTGCGCTTCTTCCAGCCCTTCGACCACGTGGGGCCGATCTATACCTATCTCCTTTATCTGCCGGCCTACACCTTGCCCTGGGCGCCGCTATGGATTCTCGGGCTGTGGTTCGCCGCGCGCCGCTGGAAGCAGCTGGAACCCAATGCGCGCTGGCTGATCTGGGCGCTGATCCTGCTGTTCGCGTTCTTTACCGCCAGTGGCAGCCGCCGCAGCTATTACGTGCTGCCCCTGGTGCCGTTCGCCCAGTTGATCGCGGCCTGGTGGGTCGTCGAATCCCGCCACGAGCGTGGCCTGGCAGGCCTCGGGCGTGCGTGGCCACGCGGAGTGGCGGCAGCGGCCGTGCTGATGCTGCTGGTGCTGGGTGTGGTCTATCCGTGGAGCAATGGCAATGGCGGCGCACCGACCTTCGCCAGCGACGTGCGTAGCCAGGCTGAGCGCACGGCGCCGTGGTCGCAGTGGCGAGTGGTGATGCTGGGCGATCTCGATGCGCGGGTGCCGATGTACCTGGAGAAGTTCGGCTCTCCCCAGGCACATCCGTTCCTCTACGTACGTTCCGGATATCCCGAGACAGACAGCGCCGCTCTGTTCGCCTGGTTGCGCCAGCGTACCGGTGATGACTGGAACCCGCAGCGGACCCTGATCATCACTCTGGCATCGCATCGCGGCGCGCGCCCGCTGACGTGGCTGGAGAAGGATCACAGTGTCGTCGAGTCCGGGCCGAACAACGGCCAGCGGCTGGGACACAAGACCACGGACACCAGCCTGGCCTATTTGCCGGCGCCTGCTAGCGGGAGCGCAGTCGCCGCCGAGCCAGCAGCAGGTAAGGCGGCAGATTGA
- a CDS encoding diacylglycerol kinase, which yields MSASPFKGQTGLKRILNAAGYSLAGFVAAFKGEAAFRQLVLINVILIPLSFFCDVTRGERALMIAVCLLALIVELLNSAIEAVVDRVSLERHPLSKNAKDMGSAAQFVALTIITVTWAGILLG from the coding sequence GTGTCCGCTTCCCCCTTCAAAGGCCAGACCGGCCTGAAACGCATCCTCAACGCCGCCGGTTATTCCCTGGCCGGCTTCGTCGCCGCCTTCAAGGGTGAAGCGGCCTTCCGCCAGCTGGTGTTGATCAACGTCATCCTGATTCCGTTGTCGTTCTTCTGCGACGTCACCCGTGGTGAGCGCGCGCTGATGATCGCGGTGTGCCTGCTGGCGCTGATCGTCGAGCTGCTCAACTCCGCCATCGAGGCGGTGGTGGACCGCGTTTCCCTGGAGCGCCACCCGCTGTCGAAGAACGCCAAGGACATGGGCAGCGCGGCCCAGTTCGTGGCGCTGACCATCATCACCGTGACCTGGGCGGGAATCCTGCTGGGTTAA
- a CDS encoding VOC family protein, with protein sequence MSDLPARPGRLNGLRHLALLVPNLEECERFYVDVLGMQVLNRANEDLVYLTCGNDNLSLGRGIGAANGLQTMDHYGFIVDSVEELEAWYQYFKARGVTLLDRPFDHGDGARSFHLLDPAGNKVQPLYHPAVSGQRLA encoded by the coding sequence ATGTCCGATCTCCCCGCCCGCCCCGGCCGCCTCAATGGCCTGCGCCACCTCGCCCTGCTGGTGCCGAACCTGGAAGAGTGCGAGCGCTTCTATGTCGACGTGCTCGGCATGCAGGTGCTCAATCGCGCCAACGAAGACCTGGTCTACCTCACCTGCGGCAACGACAACCTCTCCCTCGGGCGCGGGATAGGCGCGGCCAACGGCCTGCAGACCATGGACCATTACGGTTTCATCGTCGACAGCGTGGAAGAGCTGGAAGCCTGGTACCAGTACTTCAAGGCCCGCGGCGTGACCCTGCTGGACCGCCCCTTCGACCATGGCGACGGCGCGCGCAGTTTCCACCTGCTCGACCCGGCCGGGAACAAGGTGCAGCCGCTGTATCACCCGGCGGTGTCCGGGCAGCGCCTGGCTTGA
- the erdR gene encoding response regulator transcription factor ErdR, with translation MASYEILIADDHPLFRSALHQALTIGLGPEARLSEAASIAELEARLNEKADWDLVLLDLNMPGAYGFSGLVLLRGQYPQIPVVMVSAQEDAAVVQRSREFGASGFIPKSSELSVLQQAVRAVLDGDVWWPPQVDAVTELSEETRAASAGLASLTPQQFRVLTMVCEGLLNKQIAFELNVSEATVKAHVTAIFRKLNVRTRTQAALLLQQMESVPGA, from the coding sequence ATGGCTTCCTACGAGATCCTGATCGCTGACGATCACCCGCTGTTCCGCAGTGCTCTTCACCAGGCCCTGACCATCGGCCTGGGGCCCGAGGCGCGACTGTCGGAGGCGGCGAGTATCGCGGAGCTGGAGGCCAGGCTGAACGAAAAGGCGGACTGGGACCTGGTGCTGCTGGATCTGAACATGCCCGGCGCCTACGGCTTCTCCGGCCTGGTGCTGCTGCGCGGGCAGTACCCGCAGATTCCGGTGGTGATGGTCTCGGCCCAGGAAGACGCCGCCGTGGTGCAGCGTTCCCGTGAGTTCGGTGCCAGCGGGTTCATCCCCAAATCCAGTGAGCTGAGCGTCCTGCAGCAGGCGGTGCGCGCGGTGCTCGACGGCGACGTCTGGTGGCCGCCGCAGGTGGATGCGGTGACCGAGCTGAGCGAGGAGACCCGCGCGGCCAGCGCCGGCCTCGCCAGCCTCACGCCGCAGCAATTCCGTGTGCTGACCATGGTCTGCGAGGGCCTGCTGAACAAGCAGATCGCCTTCGAGCTGAACGTCTCCGAGGCCACGGTGAAGGCCCACGTCACCGCCATCTTCCGCAAGCTCAATGTGCGCACCCGCACCCAGGCGGCGCTGCTGTTGCAACAGATGGAGTCGGTCCCCGGGGCTTGA
- a CDS encoding putative quinol monooxygenase, whose protein sequence is MYSLFIKTRVKPGTADDFLAAIKVNAAASVASEPGCLVFDVSQDRLDPDVIYLYEIYRDDAAYDAHTQTAHFRDSRPLVEPLILEQDCFESDVIALNPVS, encoded by the coding sequence GTGTACAGTCTCTTTATCAAGACCCGTGTAAAGCCCGGAACCGCCGACGACTTCCTCGCCGCCATCAAGGTCAATGCCGCCGCGTCGGTTGCCAGCGAGCCGGGCTGCCTGGTGTTCGATGTGTCCCAGGACCGCCTCGATCCGGACGTGATCTACCTCTACGAGATCTATCGCGACGATGCGGCGTACGACGCGCATACCCAGACCGCGCACTTCCGCGACAGCCGTCCGCTGGTGGAGCCGCTGATTCTTGAGCAGGATTGCTTCGAGAGCGACGTGATCGCCCTCAACCCGGTGAGCTGA
- a CDS encoding LysR family transcriptional regulator, translated as MKFTLRQLEVFVAVAQQESVSRAAEALSMSQSATSTALGELERQFDCKLFDRSGKRLTLNALGRQLLPQAVALLDRGSEIENMLNGKSAFGSLDLGATLTIGNYLATLLIGTFMQRQPDCRVRLHVHNTAHVVQRIAHYELDLGLIEGDCQHPDIEVQPWMEDELVVFCAPQHPLAREGRADLARLIEEAWILREQGSGTRLTFDQAMRHHVEPLNVRLELEHTEAIKRAVESGLGIGCISRLALRDAFRRGSLVPVETPDLDLRRQFYFIWHRQKYQTATMREFLELCRSETAGVTRSDDIVLPMIP; from the coding sequence ATGAAATTCACCCTGCGCCAGCTGGAGGTCTTCGTCGCTGTCGCCCAGCAGGAAAGCGTCTCCCGCGCCGCCGAGGCGCTGTCGATGTCGCAGTCGGCCACCAGCACCGCCCTGGGCGAGTTGGAGCGACAGTTCGACTGTAAGCTGTTCGACCGTTCCGGCAAGCGCCTGACCCTCAACGCCCTCGGCCGCCAATTGCTGCCGCAGGCGGTGGCCCTGCTAGACCGGGGCAGCGAGATCGAGAACATGCTCAACGGCAAGAGCGCCTTCGGCTCGCTGGACCTGGGCGCCACGCTGACCATCGGCAACTACCTCGCGACTCTGCTGATCGGCACCTTCATGCAACGCCAGCCGGACTGCCGGGTGCGCCTGCACGTGCACAACACCGCCCACGTGGTACAGCGCATTGCCCACTACGAGCTGGACCTGGGATTGATCGAGGGCGACTGCCAGCACCCGGACATCGAGGTGCAGCCATGGATGGAGGACGAACTGGTGGTGTTCTGCGCACCGCAGCACCCGCTGGCGCGCGAAGGCCGGGCCGACCTGGCGCGGTTGATCGAGGAAGCCTGGATTCTGCGCGAACAAGGTTCCGGCACACGCCTGACCTTCGACCAGGCCATGCGGCACCACGTCGAGCCGTTGAACGTGAGACTGGAGCTGGAACACACCGAGGCAATCAAGCGCGCGGTGGAGTCGGGCCTGGGGATCGGCTGCATCTCGCGCCTGGCCCTGCGCGATGCCTTCCGTCGCGGCAGCCTGGTACCGGTGGAAACCCCGGACCTGGACCTGCGTCGGCAGTTCTATTTCATCTGGCACCGGCAGAAGTACCAGACCGCGACCATGCGCGAGTTTCTCGAGCTGTGCCGCAGCGAAACGGCCGGAGTGACGCGCAGCGACGATATCGTCCTGCCGATGATTCCGTAG
- a CDS encoding DUF1456 family protein, with protein MTNNDVLRSLRYLLDIRDAQVAEITALAGFNLSAEDVGAFLARDDEPDFKPCSDRVLAHFLDGLIVHRRGRDESRPLPPVELPLTNNITLKKLRVAFELRDDDILAILDSVGFIVTKGELGALFRKPGHSNYRPCGDQLLRNFLKGLTLRQQR; from the coding sequence ATGACCAACAACGACGTACTGCGCAGCCTGCGCTACCTGCTGGATATCCGCGATGCCCAGGTCGCCGAGATCACCGCGCTGGCCGGCTTCAACCTCAGCGCCGAGGACGTCGGCGCCTTCCTCGCCCGCGACGACGAGCCGGACTTCAAGCCCTGCAGCGACCGCGTGCTGGCGCACTTCCTCGACGGCCTGATCGTGCATCGCCGTGGCCGCGACGAATCCCGCCCGCTGCCGCCGGTGGAACTGCCGCTGACCAACAACATCACCCTGAAGAAGCTACGTGTCGCCTTCGAGCTGCGCGACGACGACATCCTCGCGATCCTCGACAGCGTGGGCTTCATCGTGACCAAAGGCGAACTGGGCGCGCTGTTCCGCAAGCCCGGCCACAGCAACTACCGCCCTTGCGGCGACCAGTTGCTGCGCAATTTCCTCAAGGGCCTGACCCTGCGCCAGCAGCGCTGA
- the tsaA gene encoding tRNA (N6-threonylcarbamoyladenosine(37)-N6)-methyltransferase TrmO, whose protein sequence is MPHAITPIGHVRSCFKEKFAIPRQPQLAPAATGVLELLPPFDTGDAVEGLEQVSHVWLLFLFHQALEDKPRLKVRPPRLGGNRSLGVFATRATHRPNGIGQSVVKLDKVEPGRLWLSGIDLLDGTPVIDIKPYVPYADIVDDARNAIADAPPAPIAVHWSDEALRQAHEHGLRLGQPVHELVEQCLAQDPRPAYQKPPPERRYGVRLWDLDVHWHYPADGEIRVLDLTRSAD, encoded by the coding sequence ATGCCCCACGCCATCACCCCCATCGGCCACGTCCGCTCCTGTTTCAAGGAGAAGTTCGCCATTCCGCGCCAGCCGCAACTGGCCCCAGCCGCGACCGGCGTGCTGGAGTTGCTGCCGCCGTTCGACACCGGCGACGCGGTGGAAGGCCTGGAGCAGGTCAGCCATGTCTGGCTGCTGTTCCTCTTCCACCAGGCGCTGGAAGACAAGCCGCGACTGAAGGTGCGTCCTCCGCGCCTGGGCGGCAACCGCTCCCTCGGCGTATTCGCCACCCGCGCCACCCACCGCCCCAACGGCATCGGCCAGTCGGTGGTGAAGTTGGATAAGGTCGAGCCCGGCCGTCTCTGGCTGTCCGGCATCGACCTGCTGGACGGCACGCCGGTGATCGACATCAAACCCTATGTGCCCTACGCCGACATCGTCGACGATGCGCGCAATGCCATCGCCGATGCTCCGCCTGCGCCCATCGCCGTGCACTGGAGCGACGAAGCCCTGCGCCAGGCCCATGAGCACGGCCTGCGCCTCGGCCAGCCGGTGCATGAACTGGTCGAGCAGTGCCTCGCCCAGGACCCGCGCCCGGCCTACCAGAAGCCTCCGCCCGAGCGCCGTTATGGCGTGCGCTTGTGGGACCTGGACGTGCACTGGCACTACCCCGCCGACGGCGAAATCCGCGTACTCGACCTGACGCGCAGCGCCGACTGA
- the fpr gene encoding ferredoxin-NADP reductase: MSNLYTERVLSVHHWNDTLFSFKTTRNPGLRFKTGQFVMIGLEVNGRPLMRAYSIASPNYEEHLEFFSIKVPDGPLTSRLQHLKEGDELMVSRKPTGTLVLDDLKPGRHLYLLSTGTGMAPFLSVIQDPEVYERFEKVILVHGVRWVSELAYADFITKVLPEHEYFGDMVKEKLIYCPLVTREEFHSMGRQTDLMRSGKLFADIGLPPMNPQDDRAMICGSPSMLDETSEVLNSFGLQISPRMGEPGDYLIERAFVEK; this comes from the coding sequence ATGAGCAACCTGTACACCGAACGCGTTCTCAGCGTGCACCACTGGAACGACACCCTCTTCAGCTTCAAGACCACCCGTAACCCGGGCCTGCGCTTCAAGACCGGTCAGTTCGTGATGATCGGCCTGGAAGTCAACGGTCGTCCGCTGATGCGCGCGTACAGCATTGCCAGCCCGAACTACGAAGAGCACCTGGAGTTCTTCAGCATCAAGGTCCCGGACGGTCCGCTGACCTCGCGTCTGCAGCACCTGAAGGAAGGCGACGAGCTGATGGTCAGCCGCAAGCCCACCGGCACCCTGGTGCTGGACGACCTCAAGCCCGGCAGGCACCTGTACCTGCTGAGCACCGGCACCGGCATGGCGCCGTTCCTGTCGGTCATCCAGGACCCGGAAGTCTATGAGCGCTTCGAGAAGGTCATCCTGGTTCACGGCGTGCGTTGGGTCAGCGAGTTGGCCTACGCGGACTTCATCACCAAGGTCCTGCCAGAGCACGAGTACTTCGGCGACATGGTGAAAGAGAAACTGATCTATTGCCCGCTTGTCACCCGCGAAGAGTTCCACAGCATGGGCCGCCAGACCGACCTGATGCGCAGCGGCAAGCTGTTCGCCGACATCGGCCTGCCGCCGATGAACCCGCAGGATGACCGCGCCATGATCTGCGGCAGCCCGAGCATGCTCGACGAGACCAGCGAAGTGCTGAACAGCTTCGGCCTGCAGATCTCCCCGCGCATGGGCGAGCCGGGTGACTACCTGATCGAGCGCGCCTTCGTCGAGAAGTAA
- the rimO gene encoding 30S ribosomal protein S12 methylthiotransferase RimO, translated as MSTATPKVGFVSLGCPKATVDSERILTQLRMEGYEIVPTYQDADVVVVNTCGFIDSAKAESLDAIGEAIAENGKVIVTGCMGVSEDSIRDVHPSVLAVTGPQQYEQVVSAVHEVIPPKAEHNPLIDLVPPQGIKLTPRHYAYLKISEGCNHSCSFCIIPSMRGKLVSRPVGDVLSEAQRLVKAGVKELLVISQDTSAYGVDLKYKMDFWDGQPVKTRMLELCQALSSMGVWVRLHYVYPYPNVDDVIPLMAEGKLLPYLDIPFQHASPKVLKSMKRPAFEDKTLARIKKWREICPELTIRSTFIVGFPGETEEDFQYLLDWLTEAQLDRVGCFQYSPVEGAPANDLGLDIVPDDVKQDRWERFMAHQQAISAARLQLKVGKEIDVLIDEVDDEGAVGRSYADAPEIDGAVYIDSFDVKPGDKVRVRITDADEYDLWAELV; from the coding sequence ATGTCCACCGCCACCCCAAAAGTCGGATTCGTCTCGCTCGGATGCCCCAAGGCGACCGTCGATTCCGAACGCATCCTCACCCAACTGCGCATGGAAGGGTACGAAATCGTCCCCACCTATCAGGACGCAGACGTGGTGGTGGTGAACACCTGCGGCTTCATCGATAGCGCCAAGGCCGAATCCCTCGACGCCATCGGCGAGGCCATTGCCGAGAACGGCAAGGTCATCGTCACCGGCTGCATGGGCGTATCCGAAGACAGCATCCGCGACGTACACCCCAGCGTGCTGGCCGTGACCGGCCCGCAGCAGTACGAGCAGGTGGTCAGCGCCGTCCACGAGGTGATCCCGCCCAAGGCCGAGCACAACCCGCTGATCGACCTGGTGCCGCCGCAGGGCATCAAGCTGACCCCGCGCCACTACGCCTACCTGAAGATTTCCGAAGGCTGCAACCACAGCTGCAGCTTCTGCATCATCCCGTCCATGCGCGGCAAGCTGGTCAGCCGCCCGGTGGGCGACGTGCTCAGCGAAGCCCAGCGCCTGGTCAAGGCCGGCGTGAAAGAGCTGCTGGTCATCTCCCAAGACACCAGCGCCTATGGGGTGGACCTGAAGTACAAGATGGACTTCTGGGACGGCCAGCCGGTGAAGACCCGCATGCTGGAGCTGTGCCAGGCGCTCTCCTCCATGGGCGTATGGGTGCGCCTGCACTACGTCTACCCGTACCCCAACGTCGACGACGTGATCCCGCTGATGGCCGAGGGCAAGCTGCTGCCCTACCTGGACATCCCCTTCCAGCACGCCAGCCCGAAAGTGCTCAAGTCCATGAAGCGCCCCGCCTTCGAGGACAAGACCCTGGCGCGCATCAAGAAGTGGCGCGAGATCTGCCCCGAGCTGACCATCCGCTCCACCTTCATCGTCGGCTTCCCCGGCGAGACCGAGGAAGATTTCCAGTACCTGCTGGACTGGCTGACCGAAGCCCAGCTCGACCGCGTAGGCTGCTTCCAGTACTCCCCGGTGGAAGGCGCCCCGGCCAACGACCTGGGCCTGGATATCGTTCCGGACGACGTCAAGCAGGACCGTTGGGAGCGCTTCATGGCGCACCAGCAGGCGATCTCCGCCGCCCGCCTGCAACTGAAGGTCGGCAAGGAAATCGACGTGCTGATCGACGAAGTGGACGATGAAGGCGCGGTCGGCCGTTCCTACGCCGACGCCCCGGAAATCGACGGCGCCGTCTACATCGACAGCTTCGACGTGAAGCCGGGCGACAAGGTGCGCGTACGCATCACCGACGCCGACGAGTACGACCTCTGGGCCGAACTGGTCTGA
- a CDS encoding DUF2784 domain-containing protein, whose amino-acid sequence MLQRLAADAVVLLHLGFILFVVLGGLLVLRWPRLAWLHLPAAGWGMAVEFLHLYCPLTPLENHFRQSAGGLGYNGGFIEHYLIPLIYPAGLTEAIQIVLGLAVLAINLPPYLLLARRRLRSR is encoded by the coding sequence GTGCTCCAGCGCCTCGCCGCCGATGCCGTGGTGTTGCTGCACCTGGGCTTCATCCTCTTCGTCGTGCTCGGCGGGCTGCTGGTGCTGCGATGGCCACGCCTGGCCTGGCTGCACCTGCCAGCGGCAGGCTGGGGCATGGCGGTGGAATTCCTCCACCTATATTGCCCGCTCACGCCGCTGGAGAATCACTTCCGCCAGTCCGCCGGCGGGCTGGGCTACAACGGCGGCTTCATCGAGCACTACCTGATCCCGCTGATCTACCCCGCCGGCCTGACCGAGGCGATTCAGATCGTCCTCGGCCTGGCGGTGCTGGCGATCAATCTGCCGCCTTACCTGCTGCTGGCTCGGCGGCGACTGCGCTCCCGCTAG